The DNA region GACGCTCCTTCTCGATGATCTCCGCGATGGCCTCGGTGGTGATGGGCTCGATGTAGACCGCGTCGGCCATCTCGGGGTCGGTCATGATGGTCGCGGGGTTCGAGTTGACGAGGACGACGCGCGCGCCCTCCTCGGCGAGCGCGCGGCACGCCTGCGCCCCCGAGTAGTCGAACTCCGCGGCCTGCCCGATCTGGATCGGGCCGCTGCCGATGAGCAGGATGGTCCGGTCTGCGTGTGTCATTACCCACGCCAGTTCGCACATCGTAATAAGCCCGGCGAATCGGTACGAGATGCGTAGCCGAGCTTCGATTTTCGAAATCAGGTGCGCGAGGGCGGAGCACTGGCCGTGCGTCCCGCTCTCCGGTGTGCGAGAAGCGTGGTCGGGAAATCGAACGAGTCGGAGAAACGGTCGGAACCCGGCTCACGAACCGGCGACGGTGTCGAACGGTGAGTCGAGATCAGTTGGCTTCGTCGCGGATCAGATACCGGTAGGGCCGGTCGTGTAGCACTTCGACGTCACCGGTCTCGGACCGACGCCCCAGCACGGTCGCGACCTGGTGGGGGCTGTCGAGCTCCTCGCCGTTGGCTTGGAGGAGGTCGTGTATCTCGCGGGCGGTGAGGGGTTCGGTGACGCCGGTCTCCGAGAGCACGGTTCGGATCCGCTCGAACTCGCTCCGCCGGAGTTGCATACGTGTCCCATGGTGCGGAGGCACATAACACCACGTCAGACAGTCGTATGACGGTCGTTGCGACGAATCGCTCGATGGTGGCGCTCCGGGGGTGACAGCCGGTGTCAGACGGGTGTGTCGGTTCCGCGCTCGAAGTCGCGCTCGCGGCGATAGGCGTCGACGAACGCCTCGACGTCGAACTCCTGAAGCTGGGATTCGAACTCGTGTCGGGCCGCGTCGTTCTCGGCGTGGCTCACGGCGTGGTCCATCAGCTCGACGACGAGTTCGACCACCACCTCGTGGAGGCGGCGGGAGTCGAACTCGGCGACCCAGACCCATGCGTAGCCCACGTCGGTGTCCTCCGAGACGTCCTCGCCGACGACCTCCTCGGGGAACTCCTCCAGCACGACGCCCATGAGGTGACGGGTATCGAACGTGCCGCCGTCGGTGGGTTCGATCGCGGTTTCGAGCACCGAGACGAGGGACTCGGGGACGAACCGGCTCAGCGGGTGGACGTCCATCACGACGGCGTGGCGCGCGCCACACGAACACTCGAACTCCCGGAGGCCCATGTCGAGGGCCGAGACCGCGACCGACTCCCCACACGGGAGGTCGATCCCGGTCTCGCGGCTGCCCGGGACGCGCGGCTTGGTCATGTGGGCGATTGGGGCGCGCCGGGGTTAAACGCCGGGGTCATCGGTCGATCCACGGTCGACCGGGGTCGAGGTCACGCGGTTCGGTTCGGAGCTGTGTGTAGGCGTGGGTGACGGTCGCGGTGCCGAAGACCGCCGCCGGGCCGCCGAAGCACACCCACGCGACCCACGCCACGGCCGGTCCGAAGAGCACGCCGAAGAGGGCGCGAACCACCACGAGGGGGACGATGGTGAGCGCGACGACCGCGACGCCGAGCCCGAGGAGCCGGAGGCGGTGGCCGCTGGCGACCCGCCAGCTCTCGTTCAGCGCGTCGACGAAGTTCCGGTTCTCGACCGCGATCTCCTGGCGCAGGAAGAAGAACGACGTCGCGAGGAACAGCGCCGCGACCGCCCCGCCGACGACGACCGCGAGGATCCCGAGCACCCCGCCGAGCCCGACCAGAAACCAGACCGCGAGCCCGCCGACGATCCCGTTGAGCGTCGGGAGGACGAGCGGGCGCAGCCGGTCGCGGGTGAGACTCGTCGGGTCGGCGGCGAAGGTCCGAACCGCCACGAGCCGGAACACCTCCCGGAGAACGCCCGCGAGGACGACGAGCCCGCTCGCGACCGAGGCGGACACGCCGAGCGCGAGCGGTGTCGTGGCGTCGAGCGCGTCCACGACCGTCCGGACCTCGCTTGGCGTGAACCCCGTCTCGGCGGTGGGTCGGGTACGAAGGGTTTCGAGGGCCGGCTCGGCGGCGTCGCGGAGCAGGGTCTGGCCCCCGACCACGCCGACGACCCCGACGGCCGCGAACGCGAGGGCGAGCACCAGCCCGTCGCGCGAGGCGGTTCGCCTCGCTCCGGCGCGGATCGCGGCCCGGACCCCTACCGACATGGTTTCGGCTTCCGGCTCGGGCTATTAAAACGTTCCATCGTGCGACGCCGGCGGGTCAGGGCCAGTCGTCGCGTGTCTCGGGTTCCGGTTCCGGCTCGTCGTCGCCCTCGTCGAGCGTCCAGCCCGCGGCGTCGGCGGCGTCGGTGACCGCGAGGTACTCCCAGTCGACCTCGCCGGCGAGGTCGGCGTCGGCCTCGCCCGTACCGACGAAGACGTGGCGGTCGGTGTCGAACTGGTTCTTGACGTTCTCGAGGCTCTCGCGCCGACCGCGCGGCCCCGAGAAGAAGTCCTGGCGGATCCGGTTCTTGCGGGTGAAGTTCGTGACGACGTAGGTGGGTTCGTCCGAGACCACCCCGATGTACTCGGTCCATCGCCGCGCGTCGGAGAACACCTCGGTGGGGTTCGCGAGCGCTTCGAGCGCGCCGAGATCGAACGCCAGCGTCATGTCGCCGCTGCCGCCTTCCATGGGCGGATTCGGGCCGGATACAGGAAAACGGCTTCGGTGTCGTGCCGGGGTCGCGTTACTGGCCGGCGGGGGTCGCGAGCTTGTCGAGGTCGACCTCCGGCTCCATCAGGAGGTCCTTGCAGTCGCTGACGTCGCGCTCCTCGCGGATGAGTTTCTTGTACTTGCTCTGTGGCGCGAGGTTCCCGATGAGGACGCCGCCGACGATCTTGCCGTCCTTGAGCGCGAGCCGTCGCCACTCGTCGTCGCCGAAGGAGGCCTCGACGGAGTCGTCGCCGATGGTGGGGTGGCCGAACGAGAGGAAGGGGAAGTCGAAGTGGGTGATAGAGTAGGAGGAGACCCACCGGAACTCGGCCTCGGGCTCGTCGGCGAGCATGTTCTTGCCCGCGATCGAGCCCTGCTCTTTCGCGCTGCCCCACGACCCGTTCTGGGCGTGCTCGCCCAGTATCACGTCGTAGAACCGGGTGAGGTCGCCCGCGGCGTAGACGTCCTCGACGGAGGTCCGCATGTGTTCGTCGACCACGACGCCCTCGTCGAGTTCGATGTCGGTCCCCTGGAGGACCTCGAGGTTGAAGTCGAGGCCGATCGCGATCCCGACGAAGTCACAGTCGTAGGTCTCGCCGTCCGGGGCGACCGCGGCGGTGACGTGGCCCGCGTCGTCGACCTCGAAGCTGTCGACCCCGCTGTCGAACACGGGAGTAACGTTCTTCTCCTCCAGCGCCTCGTGGATGATCCGCGCGCCCTCGGGCGAGAGCGCGTAGCGCCACCAGCACTCCCCGCGCATCAGGTAGTTGGCCTCGACCTCCTGGGCCCCGCAGATCGCCGCGAAGTCGATCCCGAGGAGTCCAGCACCGACCACGACGCCCTTCTCGGCCTCGGTGATGTCGGCCTCGATCCCGCGGGCGTCCTCGAAGGTCCAGAAGTGGTGGATCCCCTCGGCGTCGCTGTTCTCGACGGGGAGCTGGGTCGGGGTGCCGCCGGTCGCGATGAGGAGCTTGTCGTAGTCGATGGTGTCGCCCTCGTGGGTCGTGAGGCTGTGGCCCTCGGTGTCGATGTCGGTGACGAGGGTGTCGAGCCGGAGGTCGATGTCGCGGTCGTCGTACCAGCCGGGCTGGTGGATCGACATCGGGGCCTCGGGGAGCTTGCCCTTCGCGAACTCCTTGATCAGGATCCGGTTGTAGAGGGCTTCGCCCTCGTCGGTGATCACCGTGACGTCGGCGTCGGGGTCGCCCTCGCGGATGGTCTCGGCCGCGGAGCTCCCGGCGATCCCATCGCCGATGATTACGTACGAGGTAGGCATAGGGGGAGTTCGGCGTCGGGGGTAATGTGAATTGCTATCTTCTCATCGTCCCGACGGACGGTGCGTTGATGTGTCTCGCGCCCCGAGGGTCGGCATGAAACTCAACCAGACCATCCGACATTTCGCGGCGAAGCAGGCCCTCTCGACGCCCGTCGTCGGCGAGCTCGCGAGCCAGGGTCTCGTCCGGCTCCACACCGGCGTGTTCATGGACAAGGCCGATCCCGAGCACGCCGAGGAGCGCAAGGCTCACCTCGACGGGCTGTTCGACGCCACGATGGACACCTACCTCGCGGCGCTCCAGGAGGGCTTCACCGAGGCCGAGGCCCGCGAGGTCACCCACATCCAGGCCAACTTCGACTTCTACAACCACGGCTGGGTCGAGATGATGGAGTTCCCCGTCGACGAGCTCGAGGAGCACCACGCCCGGTTCGGCGAGTTCTTCGATCGCTTCGGGATCACGGTCGAGGACCCGCTCGGCGCGTTCGCGCCCGCGGGCGGTCTCCCCGACGCCCCCGCGACCCCCGAGAAACTCGAGAACCCCGACCAGCCGAACGCCGTCGGGGGCTACGCCGACGAGACCTACGTCGACGGCCCGGACGGCGAGGTCCTCGTCGGCGGCGCGGACGACCCCGACGAGGTCGACGTCAGCGACGCGCCCGGCGTCACCCCCGACGACGTCGAGAACTGACTGCTTTCCCTCCTCGCAGACCGCGGGCTTATCCCTCGGCCGATACAGGCACGGGACATGGACGACCCCCAACTCGGTCAGGCAACCATCGTCTACGACGACCCCAAAGAGGGGAAGATCGAGACCGTCATCGACAACGAGTTCATCGCGTACTTCGACGACCACTGGCTCGTGAAGGTCGGCGAGGACGGCGACGGCAACGACGTCGTCCGCCGGATCCCCAAAGAGCGCGTCCACTACGTCGAGCGCTCGGTCGAGGAGTTCCAGGACAAGATCGACAAACTCGCCGACGAGGCGCAGGAACGGCTCCCGTTCTGAATCGGTCGAACCTCCTCCTCAGACCGCCGCTATCCACGCCCGATAGTCGGGCGCACAGTCGTAGACGTCCTGGAACGCCCGATCCACGAACTCGGCCACGCGCGCGGGGTCCGTCCGCGCCGCGACCCGGAGATTGACCCCCTCGGCCTTCTCGGGTCGGGTGAGTTCGTCGACCCCGAAGTCGGCATACTCGTCGAGCAGCGCGTTCGCCCGATCGAGTTCGTCCTCGGTACAGTCGAGGTTCACCACGCCGTCGGCGAACTGGATCCAGGGGACGGGTTCGGGTTCGTCCTCGTCATCGCCCTCGTCCCCGGTGTCGGCGCTCGGGGGTTCGTCGGCCTCGACTTCGATCGTCAGAAACGGGCTGCCGCGTTCGTGGTGGGCAGCGATGGCGTCGACGAACAGCTCTCTCCTCCCTTCCTCGGTGTCGGCGTCGAATCGGGTCATGGGCCGGTTTCGGTGGGTGCGCTGAAAAGCGGGGTGG from Halococcus salsus includes:
- a CDS encoding DUF5815 family protein, whose translation is MTKPRVPGSRETGIDLPCGESVAVSALDMGLREFECSCGARHAVVMDVHPLSRFVPESLVSVLETAIEPTDGGTFDTRHLMGVVLEEFPEEVVGEDVSEDTDVGYAWVWVAEFDSRRLHEVVVELVVELMDHAVSHAENDAARHEFESQLQEFDVEAFVDAYRRERDFERGTDTPV
- a CDS encoding DUF7124 domain-containing protein, giving the protein MEGGSGDMTLAFDLGALEALANPTEVFSDARRWTEYIGVVSDEPTYVVTNFTRKNRIRQDFFSGPRGRRESLENVKNQFDTDRHVFVGTGEADADLAGEVDWEYLAVTDAADAAGWTLDEGDDEPEPEPETRDDWP
- a CDS encoding NAD(P)/FAD-dependent oxidoreductase, coding for MPTSYVIIGDGIAGSSAAETIREGDPDADVTVITDEGEALYNRILIKEFAKGKLPEAPMSIHQPGWYDDRDIDLRLDTLVTDIDTEGHSLTTHEGDTIDYDKLLIATGGTPTQLPVENSDAEGIHHFWTFEDARGIEADITEAEKGVVVGAGLLGIDFAAICGAQEVEANYLMRGECWWRYALSPEGARIIHEALEEKNVTPVFDSGVDSFEVDDAGHVTAAVAPDGETYDCDFVGIAIGLDFNLEVLQGTDIELDEGVVVDEHMRTSVEDVYAAGDLTRFYDVILGEHAQNGSWGSAKEQGSIAGKNMLADEPEAEFRWVSSYSITHFDFPFLSFGHPTIGDDSVEASFGDDEWRRLALKDGKIVGGVLIGNLAPQSKYKKLIREERDVSDCKDLLMEPEVDLDKLATPAGQ
- a CDS encoding DUF6149 family protein, whose translation is MKLNQTIRHFAAKQALSTPVVGELASQGLVRLHTGVFMDKADPEHAEERKAHLDGLFDATMDTYLAALQEGFTEAEAREVTHIQANFDFYNHGWVEMMEFPVDELEEHHARFGEFFDRFGITVEDPLGAFAPAGGLPDAPATPEKLENPDQPNAVGGYADETYVDGPDGEVLVGGADDPDEVDVSDAPGVTPDDVEN